Proteins encoded within one genomic window of Magnetospirillum sp. WYHS-4:
- a CDS encoding PAS domain S-box protein: protein MAAKRHPLLERQLARAQRGRQDGMPDLERLLDMVSQAYEETDRERHLSERALQLMEDELRTANTRVRQEAENLVKTVLENVGDGVVIASEDGIIEGTNKAVEAMFGVSSAELTGQNLKVLMPEPHAGEHDARIADYRAGGPPKVVGRIREVPARRANGEIFPIELAVGELVRADGRRFIGILRDITERRHAQQELRDSEQRFRDFASASSDWFWEMDADLRFTRFLGNYESVLGPGGDRAVGKTRNEILDFNYDPQGCLSHLADIDARRSFRNFVYRTRDAAGHPAYLRVSGTPLVDDDGTFVGYRGTATDVTAEMAVAEQVRKLTTAIEQSPSILVITDVRGIIEYVNPKFTEVTGYDAEEAIGRSTNMLRSGHTQSDTYSALWRTIQEGREWRGEFLNRRKNGEFYWASMLIAPIVSPLGEITHYVALQEDITERKRAEEALAESERRIRRILETSNEGFWVIDNAGCTVEVNPTMCRILGRRREEIAGRSIFDFVDEANAAVFRFQVEQRIKGKHGAYEVELRQPDGANVPCLFNASPLLDEQGAMVGSFALVTDIADLKQTHAELQRAKEAAEIASRAKSEFLATMSHEIRTPMNGVIGMTGLLLDTELSTQQRHFADTIRESAESLLAIINDILDFSKMEAGKLELESVPFDLLNLVEGVADLLAPRAHAKGIEISSYLPLPLQGVYQGDSGRLRQILINLMGNAVKFTGKGAVGLEVLPGGASDTLRFNVRDTGIGIPADALDRLFTSFSQVDASTARRYGGTGLGLAICKRLVEAMDGRIGVESRLGDGSLFWFEIPIEKVGESQRQVPADQADVLRNRRVLVVDDNATNREVFLRMLGSWDVPCQAAGDATMALGFLRQAIKEGRPFQTLLLDVHMPGMSGIDLLHVLRGDPTFKGLCVIVASSLQGADIRREIDGVGVDGYLVKPIRQSALFDVLVSASNARTVQAAPRTGSPTSAVGAAPGASRLRILVVEDVPVNQEVAVGLLGRLGFRADVAANGREAVDAVRSLPYDLVFMDVQMPEMDGYEATRTIRALPGHASRVPIVAMTANAMKGDEEKCRLAGMDGYIAKPVDRNKLAEAIATFTGVNEAPPPETMPREAIEAAGILDWDVLRNLEEDLGKAPVARLVKSFLVNTEDRLVKLAVALRALDLTAIAKEAHSLKGVSSTLGIAGVQGVAKALEDAARGGDRDRLPELGDALAQSFRDAERELRTAYPEAMG, encoded by the coding sequence ATGGCCGCCAAGCGGCACCCCTTGCTGGAAAGACAACTGGCGCGTGCCCAACGTGGCCGGCAGGACGGTATGCCGGACCTGGAGCGCCTGCTCGACATGGTCAGCCAAGCCTACGAGGAGACGGATCGCGAACGTCATCTGTCGGAGCGTGCGCTGCAACTCATGGAGGATGAGCTGCGGACCGCCAACACCCGTGTGCGCCAGGAGGCGGAAAACCTGGTCAAGACGGTGCTGGAGAACGTTGGCGATGGCGTGGTGATCGCTAGCGAAGATGGTATCATCGAGGGAACCAACAAGGCGGTGGAGGCCATGTTCGGCGTGTCCTCCGCCGAATTGACCGGCCAGAACCTGAAGGTTCTGATGCCGGAACCCCATGCCGGGGAACACGACGCCAGGATCGCCGACTACCGAGCCGGTGGCCCGCCCAAGGTGGTCGGCCGCATACGGGAGGTTCCCGCCAGACGCGCCAACGGCGAAATATTCCCCATCGAGCTGGCGGTGGGCGAGTTGGTGCGAGCCGATGGCCGGCGCTTCATCGGCATCCTGCGCGACATCACGGAGCGTCGGCACGCGCAACAGGAACTGCGGGACAGCGAGCAGCGGTTCCGCGATTTCGCGTCGGCTTCCTCCGACTGGTTCTGGGAAATGGATGCCGACCTGAGATTCACCCGCTTCCTCGGCAACTACGAGTCAGTTCTGGGCCCCGGCGGCGATCGGGCCGTCGGCAAGACCCGCAACGAAATCCTCGATTTCAATTACGATCCGCAAGGTTGCCTGAGCCACTTGGCCGACATCGATGCGCGGCGGTCGTTCCGCAACTTCGTCTACCGTACCCGCGATGCAGCAGGCCATCCCGCCTATCTACGGGTCAGCGGCACGCCCCTGGTGGACGATGACGGCACCTTCGTGGGCTACAGGGGGACGGCCACCGATGTGACGGCCGAAATGGCGGTGGCCGAGCAGGTGCGCAAGCTGACCACGGCGATCGAGCAAAGTCCATCGATCCTGGTCATCACCGACGTCCGCGGCATCATCGAGTACGTGAACCCCAAGTTCACGGAGGTTACCGGGTACGACGCGGAGGAAGCCATCGGCCGGTCGACCAACATGTTGCGCTCAGGCCATACCCAATCCGATACCTATTCGGCCCTTTGGAGGACCATCCAGGAAGGGCGCGAGTGGCGGGGCGAGTTCCTGAATCGTCGCAAGAACGGGGAGTTCTATTGGGCTTCCATGCTGATCGCGCCCATCGTCTCGCCCTTGGGCGAGATCACCCATTACGTCGCGCTGCAGGAAGACATCACCGAACGCAAACGGGCGGAAGAGGCCCTGGCGGAAAGCGAACGCCGCATCCGCCGCATCCTGGAAACTTCCAACGAGGGCTTCTGGGTGATCGACAACGCCGGCTGCACGGTCGAAGTCAATCCGACGATGTGCCGCATCCTGGGCCGGCGGCGCGAGGAGATCGCCGGGCGGAGCATCTTCGATTTCGTCGACGAAGCGAACGCCGCCGTCTTCCGCTTCCAGGTCGAACAACGCATCAAGGGCAAGCACGGGGCCTATGAAGTGGAACTGCGCCAGCCGGACGGAGCCAACGTGCCTTGCCTGTTCAACGCCTCGCCCCTGCTGGACGAACAAGGTGCCATGGTCGGTTCCTTTGCCCTGGTGACCGACATCGCCGACCTGAAGCAAACCCATGCGGAACTGCAGCGCGCCAAGGAGGCAGCGGAAATCGCCAGCCGGGCCAAGTCGGAATTCCTGGCCACCATGAGCCACGAAATCCGCACCCCGATGAACGGAGTGATCGGCATGACCGGTCTGCTGCTGGACACCGAGTTGTCCACCCAGCAGCGCCACTTCGCCGACACCATCCGCGAGTCCGCCGAGTCCCTGTTGGCCATCATCAACGATATCCTCGACTTTTCGAAGATGGAAGCCGGCAAGCTGGAACTGGAGTCGGTGCCCTTCGATCTGCTGAATCTGGTGGAAGGCGTGGCCGATCTGCTGGCACCGCGGGCACATGCCAAGGGGATCGAGATTTCCTCCTACCTGCCTTTGCCCTTGCAAGGAGTTTACCAGGGCGATTCCGGACGACTGCGCCAGATCCTCATCAACCTGATGGGCAACGCGGTGAAGTTCACCGGAAAGGGCGCGGTAGGATTGGAAGTGCTGCCGGGCGGTGCCAGCGACACGCTGCGCTTCAATGTCCGGGATACCGGAATCGGTATTCCTGCCGATGCTCTCGATCGGCTGTTCACCAGTTTTTCCCAGGTCGATGCTTCGACGGCCCGCCGCTACGGCGGGACGGGCCTCGGGCTGGCCATCTGCAAGCGCCTGGTCGAAGCCATGGACGGCCGTATCGGCGTGGAAAGCCGGCTCGGAGATGGGAGCCTGTTCTGGTTCGAGATTCCTATCGAGAAGGTGGGCGAATCCCAACGTCAGGTTCCGGCCGATCAGGCCGACGTCCTGCGGAACCGGCGGGTCCTGGTGGTCGACGACAACGCCACCAACCGCGAGGTGTTCCTGCGCATGCTGGGATCCTGGGACGTGCCCTGCCAGGCGGCGGGAGACGCGACCATGGCGCTCGGATTTCTGCGCCAAGCCATCAAGGAGGGGCGCCCGTTCCAGACCCTTCTGCTCGATGTGCACATGCCCGGCATGTCGGGCATCGATCTGTTGCACGTGTTGCGCGGAGACCCGACCTTCAAGGGGCTCTGCGTGATCGTGGCATCTTCCCTGCAGGGGGCGGATATCCGCAGGGAAATCGACGGCGTCGGCGTCGATGGATATCTGGTCAAGCCGATCCGCCAGTCGGCCCTGTTCGACGTGCTGGTCAGCGCCAGCAACGCCCGGACCGTGCAGGCGGCGCCCCGGACAGGCAGCCCAACGTCGGCGGTGGGTGCGGCGCCCGGGGCATCCCGGTTGCGTATCTTGGTGGTCGAGGACGTGCCGGTCAACCAGGAGGTGGCGGTAGGTTTGCTGGGTCGGCTGGGATTCCGCGCCGATGTGGCGGCCAACGGCCGCGAGGCCGTCGATGCCGTGCGCAGCTTGCCTTACGATCTCGTGTTCATGGACGTGCAAATGCCCGAGATGGATGGCTACGAGGCGACGCGAACCATCCGCGCCCTGCCAGGCCATGCCAGCCGGGTGCCCATCGTCGCCATGACCGCCAACGCCATGAAGGGGGATGAGGAGAAATGTCGCTTGGCCGGCATGGACGGCTATATCGCCAAGCCGGTGGACCGGAACAAGCTGGCGGAAGCCATCGCCACCTTCACGGGAGTGAATGAGGCACCGCCCCCGGAGACCATGCCGCGCGAGGCCATCGAGGCGGCAGGCATTCTCGACTGGGATGTCCTGCGTAATCTGGAGGAGGATCTGGGCAAGGCTCCGGTGGCCCGCTTGGTGAAATCCTTCCTGGTGAATACGGAAGATCGCCTGGTCAAGCTGGCCGTTGCCCTGCGGGCCCTCGACCTGACGGCCATCGCCAAGGAAGCCCACAGCCTCAAGGGCGTGTCCAGCACCCTCGGCATCGCCGGCGTCCAAGGAGTCGCCAAGGCCTTGGAGGATGCCGCCCGGGGCGGCGACCGCGACCGCCTTCCCGAACTCGGAGACGCCTTGGCCCAATCCTTCCGTGACGCGGAAAGGGAGCTTCGCACGGCCTATCCCGAGGCCATGGGGTGA
- a CDS encoding M28 family peptidase: MRVLLAATLLLAWNASAPAEEPQGEAALLSGIRQVTLAGARAGEGYFSADGRQMVFQSEREPGNPFYQMYVMDLATGATRRVSPGLGKTTCGWLHPDGRRVLFASTQGDPEAAAKQKAELGSRAAGDKRRYAWDYDAEYELVQYDLAAGTWKHLTNAPGYDAEGAYSPDGTRIVFASNRDAYVRELSPDEKARFEKDKSHFMDLYVMNADGSDVRRLTSAPGYDGGPFFSADGEKIAWRRFAEDGSKAEIFTMNADGTGERQLTRQGVISWAPFFHPSGDYLIFASNKLGHGNFELFLVDAEGRGEPVRVTDKEGFDGLPAFAPDGHRLAWTSGRTADGKPQIFQADWNDAEARRLLGIAKPWTRRPAAPLVLPPVADRDLGRHVERLSSDAFGGRLAGTAGEALATAYVAQVFESLGLEPAGDDGTWFQPFTFTAGVSLGPGNRLEVMGAPAVPAPETDKTWRPLAFAATGTTGPAPVTFAGHGIDAPADGAQAAFDSYSGLDVAGKWVLVFRDLPQDLEPARKLHLARYAELPYKAATARRKGALGLIVAPAPGIPYKDPLVRLAYDPSGGLSSLAGIAIDAATASGLLAAADAAPHDLARRLDKGEPLPGFDLPGVMLAATTDVLREARSGRNVLARLHAGGRADAPAVVLGAHVDHLGRGETSGSLARDDEKGQVHPGADDNASGVAALLAAARDLTLQARMGRLPAKRDILFAAWSGEELGVLGSSHFLGRIAKEAEPPSRIAAYLNMDMVGRLRDRLNLFGTGSSPAWRGLIERIAPPLGLDVTLKDDSYLPSDATPFYIKGIPVLHAYTGIHGEYHSPRDTADLVNHEGLAAVSRLMARLVRELALAADPPAYVLQDRPKGEGGRKRSNVYLGTIPDYAREGGKGVLVSGVTKGGPAEAAGLAAGDVIVRLAGADLETIYDYVNVLNLLKAGKPEEMVVLRAGARIALTVTPAARE, translated from the coding sequence ATGCGGGTCCTGTTGGCCGCGACGTTGCTTCTGGCCTGGAATGCCTCCGCACCAGCGGAGGAGCCCCAGGGCGAGGCAGCGCTGTTGTCCGGCATCCGCCAGGTCACCTTGGCCGGGGCGCGGGCGGGGGAAGGTTATTTTTCCGCCGACGGCCGCCAGATGGTCTTCCAGAGCGAGCGGGAGCCCGGCAACCCCTTCTACCAGATGTACGTGATGGACCTGGCGACCGGCGCCACGCGGCGGGTCTCGCCGGGCCTCGGCAAGACCACCTGCGGCTGGCTGCATCCGGATGGCCGGCGGGTGCTGTTCGCTTCCACCCAGGGCGATCCGGAAGCAGCCGCCAAGCAGAAGGCGGAACTGGGCAGCCGGGCGGCCGGAGATAAGCGCCGCTACGCCTGGGACTACGACGCCGAATACGAACTGGTCCAGTACGACCTGGCCGCCGGCACCTGGAAGCACCTGACCAACGCGCCGGGTTACGACGCCGAAGGCGCCTATTCCCCGGACGGAACGCGCATCGTCTTCGCTTCCAACCGCGACGCCTATGTGCGCGAACTGTCGCCGGACGAAAAGGCGCGCTTCGAGAAGGACAAGTCCCATTTCATGGACCTTTACGTCATGAATGCGGACGGCTCGGATGTCAGGCGGCTGACCTCCGCCCCCGGATACGACGGCGGTCCCTTCTTCAGCGCCGACGGCGAGAAGATCGCCTGGCGCCGCTTCGCCGAGGACGGCTCCAAGGCCGAAATATTCACCATGAACGCCGACGGCACCGGCGAAAGGCAGCTCACCCGGCAGGGCGTCATTTCCTGGGCGCCCTTCTTCCATCCTTCCGGCGACTACTTGATCTTCGCCAGCAACAAGCTTGGCCACGGGAATTTCGAACTGTTCCTGGTCGATGCCGAAGGCCGCGGCGAGCCGGTGCGGGTCACCGACAAGGAGGGCTTCGACGGCCTGCCCGCCTTCGCCCCCGACGGCCATCGGCTGGCCTGGACCAGCGGGCGGACGGCCGACGGCAAGCCGCAGATCTTCCAAGCCGACTGGAACGACGCCGAAGCGCGGCGCCTGCTGGGCATCGCCAAACCCTGGACGCGGCGGCCGGCCGCCCCCCTGGTGCTGCCGCCAGTCGCCGACCGCGACCTGGGTCGGCATGTGGAGCGGCTGTCCTCGGACGCCTTCGGGGGCCGCCTGGCCGGTACCGCCGGGGAAGCCCTGGCCACTGCCTACGTCGCCCAGGTCTTCGAATCCCTGGGGCTGGAGCCGGCGGGCGACGACGGCACCTGGTTCCAGCCCTTCACCTTCACGGCAGGCGTCTCGCTGGGGCCGGGAAACCGCCTGGAAGTCATGGGCGCCCCCGCAGTGCCGGCGCCCGAAACCGATAAGACCTGGCGACCGCTCGCTTTCGCCGCCACCGGCACGACCGGCCCGGCGCCCGTCACCTTCGCCGGCCATGGCATCGACGCCCCCGCCGACGGCGCCCAGGCGGCCTTCGATTCCTATTCCGGGCTGGACGTCGCCGGCAAATGGGTGCTGGTCTTCCGCGACCTGCCCCAGGACCTGGAACCCGCCCGCAAGCTGCACCTCGCCCGTTACGCCGAACTGCCCTACAAGGCCGCCACGGCGCGCCGCAAGGGCGCTCTCGGCCTGATCGTCGCCCCGGCGCCGGGCATCCCCTACAAGGACCCCTTGGTACGGCTGGCCTACGACCCTTCCGGCGGTCTTTCCAGTCTGGCCGGCATCGCCATCGACGCGGCGACCGCAAGCGGCCTTCTGGCGGCCGCCGACGCCGCCCCCCATGACTTGGCCCGCCGCCTGGACAAGGGCGAACCCCTGCCCGGTTTCGACCTGCCCGGCGTCATGCTGGCCGCCACCACCGACGTGCTGCGCGAGGCGCGTTCGGGACGCAATGTCCTGGCCCGCCTGCATGCCGGCGGTCGGGCGGACGCCCCGGCGGTCGTGCTGGGGGCCCACGTGGACCATCTGGGACGGGGGGAAACCAGCGGCTCGCTCGCCCGCGACGACGAAAAGGGCCAAGTCCACCCCGGCGCCGACGACAACGCTTCGGGTGTCGCGGCCCTGCTGGCGGCGGCCCGCGACCTGACCCTGCAGGCCCGCATGGGACGCCTGCCGGCCAAGCGCGACATCCTGTTCGCCGCCTGGTCGGGAGAGGAACTGGGGGTGCTGGGCTCCAGCCATTTCCTGGGCCGCATCGCCAAGGAAGCCGAACCACCCAGCCGCATCGCCGCCTACCTGAACATGGACATGGTGGGGCGCCTGCGCGACCGCCTGAACCTGTTCGGCACCGGCTCCAGTCCCGCCTGGCGTGGCCTGATCGAACGGATCGCTCCGCCCCTGGGGTTGGATGTGACCCTGAAGGACGACAGCTACCTGCCATCCGACGCCACGCCCTTCTACATCAAGGGCATCCCCGTCCTGCACGCCTATACCGGCATCCATGGCGAATACCATTCGCCCCGCGACACCGCCGACCTGGTCAATCACGAGGGGCTGGCCGCCGTCTCCCGCCTGATGGCGCGCCTGGTCCGCGAACTTGCCCTGGCAGCCGATCCCCCCGCCTACGTCCTCCAGGACCGGCCCAAGGGCGAGGGAGGCCGCAAGCGGTCCAACGTCTACCTGGGAACCATTCCCGACTACGCCCGCGAGGGCGGCAAGGGCGTCCTGGTGTCCGGCGTGACCAAGGGCGGCCCGGCGGAAGCGGCCGGCCTGGCGGCGGGCGACGTGATCGTCCGCCTGGCCGGCGCCGACCTGGAGACCATCTACGACTACGTCAACGTGCTCAACCTGCTGAAGGCCGGCAAACCGGAAGAGATGGTCGTACTCCGCGCCGGCGCCCGGATCGCCCTGACCGTGACGCCGGCGGCACGGGAATAG
- a CDS encoding FIST C-terminal domain-containing protein has product MLIMQVCWTAEEGWRTEGEGDAGRKPDVVFYFASPKQFRDGARIVELKERFGDTPTLGCSTGGEILGTEVFEDSVVASAVWFSDTRISIQSECVADGEESEAVGARLAAKLDRKDLAGVLVLSDGTKVNGTQLIKGLQAGFGGGVTIFGGLAGDGADFRTTYVDAGQAAPGVVAVAGFYGPRFRVSCGSFGGWLPFGPERRVTRSVGNVLYELDGEPALELYKRYLGDEAARLPASALLFPLRLQTSDGQALTRTIVGIDESAHSMTFAGDIPQGAVVQLMRSTIERLVDGAEEAAGQIEAKEGDRLSILVSCIGRRLVLGQRTVEEVEAVADRLGENNRQIGFYSYGELSPLGFVDRCELHNQTMTIATLGEV; this is encoded by the coding sequence ATGCTGATCATGCAGGTTTGCTGGACGGCCGAGGAAGGGTGGCGGACCGAGGGGGAAGGCGATGCCGGGCGAAAGCCCGATGTGGTGTTCTATTTCGCCTCGCCGAAGCAATTTCGTGACGGGGCGCGGATCGTCGAACTGAAAGAGCGCTTCGGCGACACGCCCACCCTGGGCTGCTCTACCGGAGGGGAAATCCTGGGTACCGAGGTATTCGAGGACAGCGTCGTCGCTTCTGCCGTCTGGTTCTCCGACACCCGGATATCCATCCAGTCGGAATGTGTCGCGGACGGCGAGGAATCGGAAGCCGTTGGCGCTCGTCTGGCCGCCAAGCTGGACCGTAAGGATTTGGCCGGGGTGTTGGTGTTGTCGGACGGCACCAAGGTCAATGGCACCCAACTCATCAAGGGTCTGCAAGCCGGATTCGGCGGTGGGGTCACGATCTTCGGCGGCTTGGCCGGAGACGGAGCGGACTTCCGCACCACCTACGTGGATGCCGGCCAGGCAGCGCCGGGGGTGGTGGCGGTGGCCGGCTTCTACGGTCCGCGCTTCCGTGTTTCTTGCGGCAGTTTCGGCGGCTGGCTGCCCTTCGGGCCCGAACGGCGGGTAACCCGTTCGGTCGGCAACGTGCTCTACGAACTGGACGGCGAACCGGCCCTGGAACTCTACAAGCGCTACCTGGGCGACGAAGCGGCGCGCCTGCCGGCCAGCGCCCTGCTATTCCCGCTGCGCCTGCAAACCAGCGACGGGCAGGCCCTCACCCGGACCATCGTCGGCATCGACGAATCCGCTCATTCCATGACTTTCGCCGGCGATATCCCGCAGGGAGCCGTCGTTCAGCTCATGCGATCGACCATCGAGCGGCTGGTGGATGGCGCCGAGGAAGCCGCCGGCCAGATCGAGGCCAAGGAAGGCGACCGCCTGTCGATCCTGGTGAGCTGCATCGGCCGTCGCTTGGTGCTCGGGCAGCGGACCGTCGAAGAGGTGGAAGCCGTGGCCGACCGCCTGGGCGAGAACAACCGCCAGATCGGCTTCTACTCCTACGGCGAATTGTCGCCGCTGGGATTTGTCGATCGCTGCGAATTGCACAACCAGACCATGACCATCGCTACCCTGGGCGAAGTCTGA
- a CDS encoding PAS domain S-box protein: protein MGLTKVALRLAVIVFGVESLLMAFLVLGVPGWLSAWQEVLFDALALPVLVVPLAYFWVVRPYGVDQARKERDLLEELRQASEQLRQSSDRLTHNLAYQRVLNDVLALSLHSLSLDEMLQKALELIVGVPYLSLDQKGGIFVVESPGMLTMRAQHGIGQTILDSCARVPFGTCHCGRAAATGKVVFCNEVDHDHTITYDGMPSHGHYCVPIASGAKLLGVLNIYVAAGHPRCEEEQRFLETMASGLAGIVERKAAEEELKRSEARFRSVIDTALDCIVTMDSEGRIVEFNPAAEHTFGCPRDKVIGKLLAETIIPPAHRAAHDAGLKRFIASGKGQALNKRLELTALRYDGSEFPVELAITVVHNTGEKPFFTGYLRDITARRTADAAIERLARQNKLLLDSVGEGIYGLDTQGRATFINPIGARMLGFDAAELLGRPIHPIIHHSHGDGSPYPADDCPNHGSYRKGITHEIKGEVFWRKDGTSFPVEYFSTPVREDDGSLVGAVVVFRDVSERMAVEDAVRRERDFVRTAIDSLPGIFYLISEGNRFRLWNQNLEIVSGYSSDEIAHISPVDLFPDPERPKIAAKIAEVLEKGHAETEAPLLTADGRLIPYYFTGRRCDLGAEGCVIGMGLDIAKRKQMEEDLLSSNRELEQFAYVASHDLQEPLRMISSYTQLLARRYKGHLDHDADEFIAFIVEGSGRMQRLIRDLLEYSRVGTRGQKIEPTDFNPVLQESLENLRASITESGAVVDVGVLPTLPADRSQAISLFQNLIGNALKYRTPDGRPEIRIEARHCGGDWIFSVRDNGIGIAPKDFDRIFMIFQRLHDRREYQGTGIGLAVCKKIVERHGGHIWVESTPGRGSTFLFRLPAGRHGAC, encoded by the coding sequence ATGGGATTGACGAAGGTCGCCTTGCGACTTGCGGTGATCGTCTTCGGGGTGGAAAGCCTGTTGATGGCTTTCCTCGTCCTTGGCGTGCCCGGATGGCTTTCGGCGTGGCAGGAGGTCCTGTTCGACGCGCTGGCCCTGCCGGTTCTGGTGGTTCCCTTGGCCTATTTCTGGGTCGTGCGCCCCTACGGCGTCGACCAGGCGCGCAAGGAGCGCGACTTGCTGGAGGAATTGCGCCAAGCCAGCGAGCAACTCCGCCAGAGCAGCGATCGCCTGACCCACAACCTGGCCTACCAGCGCGTCCTGAACGATGTCCTCGCCTTGTCCCTGCATTCCCTGTCCCTGGACGAGATGCTCCAGAAGGCCCTGGAATTGATCGTCGGTGTCCCCTACCTGTCCCTGGACCAGAAAGGCGGCATCTTCGTGGTTGAATCGCCGGGGATGCTGACCATGCGGGCCCAGCATGGCATCGGCCAGACGATACTGGATTCCTGCGCTCGGGTTCCCTTCGGCACCTGCCACTGCGGTCGCGCCGCCGCCACCGGAAAAGTCGTCTTCTGCAACGAGGTGGACCACGACCATACCATCACCTACGACGGCATGCCGTCGCACGGCCATTACTGCGTACCGATTGCCAGCGGCGCCAAGCTGCTCGGGGTCCTCAACATCTATGTCGCCGCCGGCCACCCCCGGTGCGAGGAGGAGCAGCGCTTCCTGGAAACCATGGCCAGTGGGTTGGCCGGCATCGTCGAGCGCAAGGCGGCCGAGGAGGAACTCAAGCGTAGCGAAGCCCGTTTCCGGTCGGTGATCGACACGGCCCTCGATTGCATCGTGACCATGGACTCGGAAGGCCGGATCGTCGAGTTCAATCCGGCTGCAGAGCATACCTTCGGGTGCCCGCGCGACAAGGTGATCGGCAAGCTTCTGGCCGAGACCATCATTCCCCCGGCCCATCGTGCGGCGCACGACGCGGGCCTGAAGCGCTTCATCGCCTCCGGGAAGGGACAGGCGCTCAACAAGCGCCTGGAACTGACCGCCCTGCGCTACGACGGCAGTGAGTTCCCGGTGGAACTCGCCATCACCGTGGTCCACAACACAGGCGAAAAGCCATTCTTCACCGGCTATCTGCGCGACATCACGGCAAGGCGGACGGCCGATGCCGCCATCGAACGCCTGGCCCGCCAGAACAAGCTACTGCTCGATTCGGTCGGCGAAGGCATCTATGGGCTGGACACCCAGGGCCGCGCCACCTTCATCAATCCCATCGGCGCCCGCATGCTGGGCTTCGATGCGGCGGAACTGCTGGGGCGTCCCATCCACCCGATCATCCATCACAGTCATGGCGACGGCAGCCCCTATCCAGCCGACGATTGCCCGAATCACGGTTCCTACCGGAAGGGCATTACCCACGAGATCAAGGGCGAGGTCTTCTGGCGCAAGGACGGGACATCGTTTCCGGTCGAGTACTTCTCGACCCCGGTGCGCGAGGATGACGGCAGCCTGGTGGGGGCCGTCGTCGTGTTCCGCGACGTTTCGGAACGCATGGCGGTCGAGGATGCGGTCCGGCGCGAACGGGATTTCGTCCGCACCGCCATCGACAGCCTGCCGGGCATCTTCTACCTGATCAGCGAAGGCAACCGATTCCGGCTGTGGAACCAGAATCTCGAGATCGTCAGCGGCTACAGCAGCGACGAAATTGCCCATATATCGCCCGTCGATCTGTTCCCGGACCCGGAACGTCCCAAGATCGCCGCGAAGATTGCCGAGGTTCTGGAGAAGGGCCACGCGGAAACCGAAGCTCCGCTGCTCACCGCCGACGGACGGCTCATCCCTTATTATTTCACCGGACGGCGTTGCGACCTGGGAGCGGAAGGCTGCGTCATCGGCATGGGGCTCGACATCGCCAAACGCAAGCAGATGGAGGAGGACCTGCTGAGTTCCAACCGGGAACTGGAACAGTTCGCCTACGTCGCTTCCCACGATCTCCAGGAGCCGCTACGCATGATTTCGAGTTATACGCAGCTTTTGGCCCGCCGCTACAAGGGTCATCTGGATCACGACGCCGACGAGTTCATCGCCTTCATCGTCGAAGGCTCCGGGCGCATGCAGCGGTTGATCCGGGACCTGCTGGAGTATTCCCGCGTCGGTACCCGCGGCCAGAAGATCGAGCCCACCGATTTCAATCCCGTGCTCCAGGAATCCCTGGAAAACCTTCGTGCGTCCATCACGGAATCGGGGGCGGTCGTCGATGTCGGCGTCCTTCCCACCCTGCCTGCCGATCGTTCCCAGGCAATTAGCCTGTTCCAGAACCTGATCGGCAATGCGCTCAAGTACCGAACGCCCGATGGTCGGCCGGAAATCCGGATCGAGGCCCGTCACTGCGGGGGAGATTGGATTTTTTCCGTGCGCGACAACGGTATCGGCATAGCGCCGAAAGACTTCGACCGCATCTTCATGATCTTCCAGCGCCTGCATGACCGTCGGGAATACCAAGGCACCGGCATCGGTCTGGCGGTCTGCAAGAAGATCGTCGAACGGCATGGCGGCCATATCTGGGTCGAATCGACACCGGGCCGAGGCAGCACCTTCCTGTTCAGGCTTCCGGCCGGGCGGCACGGGGCCTGTTAG